Proteins encoded by one window of Methanosarcinales archaeon:
- a CDS encoding DUF3368 domain-containing protein, whose translation MKIVSNSSPLIFFSAIGMLDTLADFDDISIPKAVYEEVIKNDLKGSNEVKHADWIKVVEVEDHESIIFSSTLDAGESEAIALAIKQNADLILLDDLAGRRAATAYGIEVIGTLGLLKVLYQKGRIENMKNVLDKIQKHGFWMSTDLYKKMLKD comes from the coding sequence AGGTATGCTGGATACATTAGCTGATTTTGACGATATTTCGATACCTAAAGCAGTATATGAAGAAGTCATTAAAAATGACTTGAAAGGTTCAAACGAAGTTAAACATGCTGATTGGATCAAAGTAGTGGAAGTTGAAGATCACGAATCAATCATTTTTTCATCTACATTGGACGCAGGAGAATCAGAAGCAATAGCACTTGCCATTAAACAGAATGCCGACCTGATTTTACTGGACGACCTGGCCGGAAGAAGAGCAGCCACAGCCTACGGAATTGAGGTCATTGGGACTCTCGGATTGCTAAAGGTACTGTATCAAAAAGGTCGTATTGAAAATATGAAAAATGTACTGGATAAAATTCAAAAACATGGATTCTGGATGAGTACAGACCTTTATAAAAAGATGTTGAAAGATTGA